From Paenibacillus sp. V4I7, one genomic window encodes:
- a CDS encoding sensor histidine kinase, translating into MKSFLYDYLTLKKRIFIIFLCSTLIPFICIVLISYYTIYSILTNKIQSGIQSNLKQVGLSLESTISNLNHVSQQLAFAGSVGKKLDQMLSLPASQSYERSQMIRELKDELSLVTFTNPNIGLTLYYFQNDHTYDLENSGVKENFSPEKLPLLAAYSGISYYGPHLSNNRFDNNFVLSALRKVDLPLRDDVYVYIETGFHLTQNILNNDQFGGGNSHIFLDNNGRIAFSELPDAFAKDTIFPNFSKEEAFGTHNEFYWFRQASNQGWSIVSVIPKADYNKEMNQWFAQILLFSLVFLGLSVFMAWLLWKMVYLPLNGFNREIKLMAQNRVQAVTVRTKIPEFDFLLHQFRQMREQIWNLFAEVEQKEKRRVDLEVEKLLYQINPHFLMNTLDTVHWLALMNGQDEIDRLVSSLNKLLHYNLGKLGQASTIYEEIEALKQYLILQQIRYDFKFDVQLNVDEEVWKMPIPRFILQPLVENSLYHGLSDDGYIKVDVSLTNAIHISIHDNGSGMSEETIHNLLHNPEVENKKVGMGIGLNYVKRMLESQYGDQADLSINSVIGKGTTILVSLPIMEVKPRHD; encoded by the coding sequence ATGAAATCATTTCTGTATGATTACTTAACTTTGAAAAAGAGGATTTTTATTATTTTCTTATGCAGTACATTGATTCCATTTATTTGTATCGTTCTTATCTCGTATTACACGATTTATTCCATTCTTACAAATAAAATTCAAAGCGGTATTCAAAGTAACTTAAAACAAGTAGGCCTTTCCTTGGAGAGTACGATAAGCAATTTAAATCATGTCTCTCAGCAGCTAGCTTTTGCAGGAAGTGTAGGTAAGAAGTTGGATCAAATGTTATCGCTTCCCGCAAGTCAATCTTACGAACGCTCGCAAATGATAAGAGAATTAAAAGATGAATTAAGCTTAGTCACGTTTACCAACCCTAACATTGGCTTAACCTTATATTATTTTCAAAATGACCATACGTATGATCTCGAAAATTCGGGCGTAAAGGAGAATTTTTCCCCTGAAAAGCTGCCATTACTGGCTGCATACTCGGGAATTTCCTATTATGGTCCTCATCTAAGTAACAATCGTTTTGATAATAATTTTGTTTTATCTGCACTAAGGAAAGTGGATTTACCTCTTCGTGATGATGTCTATGTCTACATTGAAACGGGGTTTCATCTCACGCAGAATATTCTTAATAATGATCAATTTGGCGGCGGGAATTCTCACATTTTCCTAGACAATAATGGTCGAATCGCGTTTTCTGAGCTTCCCGATGCTTTTGCGAAAGATACGATTTTTCCTAATTTCTCCAAAGAAGAAGCATTTGGCACACATAATGAATTTTATTGGTTTAGGCAGGCAAGCAATCAAGGGTGGAGTATCGTGTCGGTCATTCCTAAAGCAGATTACAATAAAGAGATGAATCAATGGTTTGCTCAAATCTTACTGTTTTCGCTCGTTTTTCTAGGGCTGAGTGTATTCATGGCCTGGCTATTATGGAAAATGGTCTATCTCCCTTTGAATGGCTTTAATAGAGAAATCAAGCTGATGGCACAAAACCGAGTCCAGGCTGTTACGGTACGAACCAAAATTCCGGAGTTTGATTTTCTATTGCATCAATTTAGGCAAATGAGAGAACAGATTTGGAATTTGTTCGCCGAAGTCGAGCAAAAAGAGAAGCGAAGAGTGGATCTTGAGGTAGAGAAATTGCTCTATCAAATTAATCCTCATTTTTTAATGAATACATTGGATACGGTGCATTGGTTAGCCCTCATGAACGGACAGGATGAGATCGATCGTCTTGTATCCTCATTAAATAAGCTGCTGCATTATAATTTAGGCAAGCTGGGGCAGGCCTCAACCATTTATGAAGAAATAGAAGCCTTAAAGCAATATTTGATTTTACAGCAGATTCGCTATGATTTTAAATTTGATGTGCAGTTGAATGTCGATGAAGAGGTTTGGAAAATGCCGATTCCTCGCTTCATCCTCCAGCCGCTTGTAGAAAATTCGCTTTATCATGGGTTAAGTGATGACGGATATATCAAGGTAGATGTTAGTTTAACGAATGCCATTCATATCTCGATTCATGATAACGGTTCAGGAATGTCGGAAGAAACGATTCATAACCTATTGCATAATCCGGAAGTTGAAAATAAAAAAGTCGG
- a CDS encoding AraC family transcriptional regulator, with product MQQANLKEDRIHGDPLYPIRVYEICCQPGEELLELHWHDELELLMLTKGKAVFRVSMDDYELEAGEAIFVNSGQLHSGRISANEECTFTAVVFHSDILGGERFDLVREKYINPLIQQKFVTPAHISHHTAEERELLALLLQVFDLNVNERPLYELSTKALLQLIISKLIMLGGPAFRELPLSVNPTHIDRLKLIIEYMQVNYSSPIRLEDLAAIVSFSESYFCRYFKGFTGKSPLEYLNQIRAQRAALMLKDSNKKITEISLDVGFNTLSYFIGVFKTHFGYTPSEYRKRLRTSKELGM from the coding sequence ATGCAGCAAGCGAATTTAAAAGAGGACCGCATTCACGGCGATCCGCTTTATCCGATCCGAGTTTATGAAATCTGCTGCCAGCCAGGGGAAGAACTGCTTGAACTCCATTGGCATGATGAGTTGGAGTTGCTCATGCTTACAAAGGGAAAGGCGGTATTCCGTGTTTCTATGGATGACTATGAATTGGAAGCCGGGGAAGCGATTTTCGTGAATTCCGGTCAGCTTCATTCTGGGCGTATATCCGCTAACGAAGAATGTACCTTCACTGCCGTGGTGTTTCATTCGGATATATTGGGAGGGGAGCGGTTTGACCTTGTTCGTGAGAAATATATTAACCCGCTAATCCAGCAGAAATTTGTCACTCCTGCCCACATCAGCCATCATACTGCAGAGGAAAGGGAGCTATTAGCGTTATTGCTGCAAGTGTTCGATTTGAATGTAAATGAAAGGCCTTTATATGAGCTTTCTACAAAAGCATTGCTGCAATTGATCATTTCAAAGCTAATTATGCTGGGAGGTCCTGCTTTCCGTGAACTTCCGCTTTCCGTTAACCCGACGCATATAGATCGATTAAAGCTAATTATTGAATACATGCAAGTTAACTATAGCAGTCCGATTCGATTGGAGGACCTTGCGGCGATTGTTTCTTTTAGCGAGTCTTATTTCTGCCGATATTTCAAGGGTTTTACAGGAAAGAGTCCACTGGAATACTTAAACCAGATACGAGCGCAGCGAGCGGCATTGATGCTGAAAGATAGCAACAAGAAGATTACAGAGATTTCGCTTGATGTCGGATTCAACACTTTGAGTTATTTTATCGGTGTGTTTAAAACGCATTTTGGATATACACCTTCCGAATATCGAAAAAGATTAAGGACAAGCAAGGAATTGGGTATGTAG
- the yicI gene encoding alpha-xylosidase, whose amino-acid sequence MKFSNGYWMVKEGYTVLNPVDVRDIHQEDDSLTVYAAARKIQRKGDTLNGAMLTCELSSPLPDIIRVRWTHHAGKRSQGPAFELFDNPQTPVSIDDSNDHVAMKSGGLSVKVNKHSTWGAEFSFEGRRLTGTNSKGAGHITTANKEIYFREQLDLGIGEHIYGLGERFTNVVKNGQTVDIWNEDGGTSSEQSYKNVPFYLSSKGYGVFVNHPEHVSFEVGSEVVSKVQFSVPGENVEYFIVGGKTLKDVLNNYTKLTGKPALPPAWSFGLWLTTSFTTDYDEATVNSFIDGMFERDLPLHVFHFDCFWMKEYQWTNFEWDADMFPDPVGMLGRLKDKGLKICVWINSYIGQKSPLFQEGMDKGYLVKTLDDHVWQWDLWQAGMGLVDFTNPEATEWYKGHLRRLIDMGVDCFKTDFGERIPTDVKYHDGSDPFKMHNYYTFLYNKAVFEVLEEKLGKNEAMLFARSATAGGQQFPVHWGGDCSANYDSMAESLRGGLSLGLSGFGFWSHDISGFEKTAPPDIYKRWVAFGLLSSHSRLHGNESYRVPWLFDEEAVDVLRHFTKLKSTLMPYLFASAIQSTEMGIPMMRAMVLDFPSDPSTHHLDTQYMLGDNLLVAPIFNDQGTVMYYVPEGRWTDFFTGRVVEGGKWQEETHGYMTLPLLVKPNTLLAVGANDQKPDYDYANGVSLHLFELEDGAAAETSIYDVQANLQLSVKAVRMNELIDISVQGGTKPYTIVLRGFNQISSVEGASWTKSAIGIVLTPESGISKIAVRL is encoded by the coding sequence ATGAAATTTTCTAACGGTTATTGGATGGTAAAAGAAGGGTACACCGTCCTTAATCCAGTCGATGTCCGCGATATACATCAAGAAGACGACAGTCTGACAGTATATGCTGCCGCTCGGAAGATTCAGCGAAAAGGGGATACTTTAAATGGTGCGATGCTGACTTGTGAACTGAGCTCGCCTCTTCCGGATATCATCCGTGTGCGCTGGACTCATCATGCAGGTAAACGTTCGCAAGGACCCGCTTTTGAATTGTTCGATAATCCGCAGACTCCTGTTTCTATCGATGACAGCAACGATCATGTGGCCATGAAATCCGGCGGATTAAGTGTCAAAGTCAACAAACATAGTACGTGGGGAGCTGAATTCTCTTTCGAAGGCCGTCGTCTAACTGGTACCAACAGCAAAGGTGCGGGACATATCACGACAGCTAACAAAGAGATTTACTTTCGCGAGCAGCTTGACCTTGGCATAGGTGAGCATATTTACGGACTCGGAGAAAGATTTACAAATGTAGTGAAAAACGGGCAAACGGTGGATATTTGGAACGAAGATGGCGGCACGAGCAGTGAGCAATCCTACAAAAATGTGCCCTTTTACTTATCCAGTAAAGGATATGGCGTTTTCGTCAATCATCCCGAGCACGTATCCTTCGAAGTCGGCTCTGAGGTTGTGTCGAAAGTCCAGTTCAGCGTACCTGGCGAAAATGTGGAGTATTTCATTGTTGGCGGTAAGACGTTAAAAGATGTTCTGAATAATTATACGAAACTTACCGGCAAACCCGCTCTGCCGCCGGCCTGGTCGTTCGGTCTATGGTTAACAACCTCCTTCACAACGGATTATGACGAAGCTACCGTGAACAGTTTCATTGACGGAATGTTTGAACGAGACCTTCCGCTGCATGTTTTCCATTTTGATTGTTTCTGGATGAAGGAATATCAATGGACCAACTTTGAGTGGGATGCCGATATGTTCCCTGATCCGGTAGGTATGTTGGGGCGCTTAAAGGACAAAGGACTCAAAATCTGTGTCTGGATCAATTCGTACATTGGCCAGAAATCACCGCTCTTTCAAGAAGGCATGGACAAGGGATATTTGGTCAAAACCTTGGATGATCACGTTTGGCAGTGGGATCTCTGGCAGGCCGGCATGGGGCTTGTCGATTTCACCAATCCGGAAGCAACGGAGTGGTACAAAGGTCATTTAAGACGGCTGATCGATATGGGCGTGGACTGCTTTAAAACCGATTTCGGCGAGCGCATCCCGACCGATGTCAAATACCACGACGGTTCAGATCCATTCAAAATGCATAACTACTATACATTCCTATACAATAAGGCCGTATTTGAAGTGCTGGAAGAAAAACTCGGCAAGAACGAGGCCATGTTATTTGCCCGCTCCGCAACGGCTGGAGGACAGCAATTCCCTGTACACTGGGGCGGCGACTGTTCTGCCAATTACGACTCCATGGCGGAGTCGCTTCGTGGAGGCCTTTCACTCGGCTTATCCGGTTTCGGTTTCTGGAGCCATGACATCAGCGGTTTTGAAAAAACAGCCCCACCTGATATTTATAAGCGTTGGGTAGCTTTTGGCCTGCTGTCCTCTCACAGCCGTTTGCATGGCAATGAGTCTTACCGTGTTCCATGGCTGTTTGACGAAGAAGCGGTCGATGTACTCCGACACTTCACAAAGCTAAAAAGCACGTTGATGCCCTATCTATTTGCAAGTGCAATCCAATCCACAGAAATGGGAATTCCGATGATGCGCGCAATGGTGCTGGATTTCCCATCAGATCCGTCCACTCATCACCTGGATACGCAATACATGTTGGGAGACAACCTGCTCGTTGCCCCAATCTTTAACGATCAGGGAACTGTGATGTATTATGTTCCAGAAGGACGTTGGACCGATTTCTTCACTGGACGAGTTGTTGAAGGCGGTAAATGGCAGGAAGAAACGCATGGCTACATGACGCTGCCTTTGCTAGTTAAACCTAATACGCTGCTTGCCGTAGGAGCAAACGATCAGAAGCCTGATTACGATTATGCGAACGGCGTATCTCTTCATTTATTTGAACTGGAGGATGGAGCAGCAGCGGAAACGTCAATTTATGACGTGCAAGCTAATCTGCAATTATCCGTAAAAGCAGTCCGAATGAATGAACTGATCGACATCTCTGTTCAAGGCGGAACTAAACCCTACACCATCGTACTAAGAGGCTTCAATCAAATCTCATCCGTAGAAGGCGCATCTTGGACAAAATCAGCAATCGGCATCGTGCTAACTCCCGAGTCCGGCATATCGAAGATAGCTGTACGATTGTAA
- a CDS encoding glycoside hydrolase family 32 protein, whose product MITANNQTIFRPQLHFTPKDQWMNDPNGMVFYEGEYHLFYQYHPESTVWGPMHWGHAVSQDLVHWEHLPIALAPDEHGAIFSGSVVVDKHDTSGFFGGKSGLVAIFTHHDTKPGTDLTRQRQSLAYSTDRGRTWTKYAYNPVLIEEALPDFRDPKVFWFNPQQSWVMVIAAGDVIRFYKSPNLKDWTCSGEFGVGQGSHDGVWECPDLFELPVDGDTINRRWVLIVSIGEEANFLEGSRTQYFIGSFNGNTFVPEESPAPLLWLDHGRDNYAGVTWSDVPEQQGRRLFIGWMNNWKYANVIPTSDWRGAMTLPRELTLTAELEGVRLLQMPIRELQAQRRSEQNWAAFELSHSELTVTHGDLLEIIVEFEFDDELEFGLKLRASETEETIVGYSTHEQLLFIDRSRSGAIDFHSDFACKHSALLKAETGNVKLHIFVDRSSIEAFVNDGKLVMTDQIFPLSSSIGIKLYAKDGNVKVKSLTIHTLHSIFD is encoded by the coding sequence ATGATAACAGCTAATAATCAAACAATATTCCGGCCGCAGCTTCATTTCACACCGAAAGATCAGTGGATGAATGATCCGAATGGGATGGTATTTTATGAGGGGGAGTATCATCTTTTCTATCAATACCACCCCGAAAGTACGGTTTGGGGACCTATGCATTGGGGTCACGCTGTCAGTCAGGATCTGGTTCACTGGGAGCATCTTCCCATAGCGCTTGCGCCTGATGAACACGGTGCTATTTTTTCAGGAAGCGTAGTGGTAGATAAACATGATACGAGCGGCTTTTTTGGCGGTAAGTCAGGTCTAGTCGCTATTTTCACACATCATGATACGAAACCGGGGACAGATCTAACTAGGCAAAGACAAAGTCTTGCTTACAGCACGGATCGTGGGCGAACCTGGACAAAATACGCTTACAACCCTGTGCTCATAGAAGAAGCACTGCCTGATTTTCGTGATCCCAAAGTATTTTGGTTCAATCCTCAGCAAAGCTGGGTGATGGTCATTGCTGCAGGCGACGTCATTCGATTTTACAAATCACCGAATTTGAAAGATTGGACCTGTTCTGGTGAATTTGGGGTTGGGCAAGGCTCCCATGACGGCGTTTGGGAATGTCCGGATTTATTCGAACTGCCTGTAGATGGCGATACCATCAACAGGAGATGGGTGCTTATTGTTAGTATTGGGGAAGAAGCCAACTTTCTGGAAGGATCACGCACGCAGTATTTCATTGGTTCTTTCAATGGGAATACTTTTGTTCCAGAGGAATCCCCGGCTCCACTTCTTTGGCTGGATCACGGGAGAGATAATTACGCAGGTGTCACGTGGTCAGACGTGCCTGAACAGCAAGGAAGACGCCTGTTTATTGGGTGGATGAACAATTGGAAATATGCCAATGTGATTCCAACTTCCGATTGGAGAGGAGCGATGACGCTTCCTAGAGAGCTAACACTTACGGCGGAATTGGAGGGAGTCCGGCTCCTTCAGATGCCTATTCGTGAGCTCCAGGCTCAAAGGCGGAGTGAACAGAATTGGGCAGCTTTTGAGCTGAGCCATTCAGAATTAACGGTAACGCATGGCGATTTGCTTGAAATCATCGTTGAATTTGAGTTTGACGATGAGTTAGAATTTGGTTTGAAGCTAAGAGCCTCCGAAACAGAGGAAACAATCGTTGGTTATAGCACTCATGAGCAGCTGCTGTTTATTGATCGCAGTCGTTCTGGAGCTATCGATTTTCATAGTGATTTTGCATGCAAGCACAGCGCTTTATTGAAAGCGGAGACTGGAAACGTTAAGCTGCATATTTTCGTGGACCGATCGTCCATCGAAGCTTTTGTGAATGACGGAAAACTCGTCATGACGGATCAGATTTTCCCATTATCCTCGTCAATAGGCATAAAACTGTATGCGAAAGATGGGAACGTTAAGGTTAAATCCCTAACGATTCATACTCTTCATTCTATATTTGATTGA
- a CDS encoding carbohydrate kinase — protein MYDIVALGEVLIDFTPAGNSELGYALFERNPGGAPANVLAALAKWGKRTGFISKVGSDIHGQYLVDTLGLCGINTQGVVMSKEANTTLAFVQLDASGDRSFSFYRKPGADTLLTENEVLLDMIAQSKLFHFGSLSMTNEPSASATRKALLFAKENGCTISFDPNLRVPLWDDLEHAKRMMEYGLAHADIVKISEEELIFLTGAADLEAGSRMLYEAFGPSVILITLAEKGAFYRFGQVTGSVSGYAVDAIDATGAGDAFFGGFLNSWMDSNQAIHTMSETEIRSIISFANAAGALATTRRGAIPAMPSLEEIRKVTKHHDNS, from the coding sequence ATGTATGATATCGTTGCATTAGGTGAAGTGTTAATCGACTTCACACCAGCTGGAAACTCAGAGTTAGGTTATGCTTTATTTGAACGCAATCCTGGGGGCGCGCCAGCCAATGTGCTGGCTGCCTTAGCCAAGTGGGGCAAGCGGACTGGCTTCATCAGCAAAGTCGGATCGGACATTCACGGACAATACCTAGTGGATACGTTAGGGCTGTGCGGAATTAATACGCAGGGCGTAGTGATGAGCAAAGAAGCAAATACGACACTGGCTTTTGTTCAATTGGATGCAAGTGGAGACCGCTCCTTTAGTTTTTATCGTAAACCTGGAGCCGACACCTTGCTGACGGAAAATGAGGTACTCCTCGATATGATCGCGCAGTCGAAGTTATTTCACTTTGGCTCGTTGTCCATGACGAATGAGCCATCGGCCTCCGCGACAAGGAAAGCACTGCTATTCGCCAAAGAAAATGGCTGCACGATATCGTTTGATCCTAATTTGCGAGTTCCGCTGTGGGACGATTTGGAGCATGCTAAACGTATGATGGAATATGGTTTGGCGCATGCTGACATCGTGAAAATATCCGAAGAAGAACTCATATTCCTAACGGGCGCTGCGGATCTTGAAGCGGGATCACGCATGTTATATGAAGCCTTTGGCCCTTCCGTCATTTTAATTACGCTGGCCGAAAAAGGTGCTTTTTACCGTTTCGGTCAAGTAACGGGGAGCGTTAGCGGTTATGCAGTAGATGCCATAGACGCTACAGGTGCAGGGGATGCGTTCTTCGGAGGTTTCCTTAACAGTTGGATGGATTCTAATCAAGCCATTCACACAATGAGTGAAACTGAAATTCGAAGTATAATCAGCTTCGCCAATGCAGCAGGTGCCTTAGCGACAACCCGAAGAGGAGCCATACCGGCGATGCCGAGCCTAGAAGAGATACGAAAGGTGACGAAGCATCATGATAACAGCTAA
- a CDS encoding GH32 C-terminal domain-containing protein has protein sequence MEPIAYWSFDEGQGRIAHDPYLGNGDSIQYALTKGRFQPPQDPVWRKGVRGCALLFDGYSTWLQRPADQCPSLSGALTITAWIAPRSYDFGDERRLAAIVNQHDRERCEGYIFGLSRHGSWSLQLALGEEWVDIWCHDHPLPKGVWSFVCATYDSVTGRLKLYVNGCEVAVKQHSQKNTLITPSQEDLIIGRNNKGVILAEAFTMNMFDGLMDELCLYDLAMSEEDIARTYRDYLTEHGGAAPAISYEDLSITRANFVQDRHRPVYHLTSPGHWMNEPHAPIYFNGQYHLFYQFNPNGPFWHYIHWGHWVSEDLVHWRDLPAALAPEPGLDPDGIWSGSAAYDEHGYPALFYTAGNNACSPNQSVGLARTTFLRDGDLDLKTWVKHPEPIVVQEPGVGYFGEFRDPYVWKENEEWIMLVGTGIEGQGGTAMVYRSANLTDWQLEGPLYVSNYEKYPYLGVVWELPVLLPLKRNGEETGKHILLISPWGSEAKVEVNYWIGIWDRARYQFIPDHEEPGLIDVGDFHFTGPSGMVDPLTGRSLLFTIAQGERTPEIDYDCGWSHGAGMPISLTLREDGLLGIEPIEEMRQLRGMELLNVLDLSLEEANESLRHIRSDTFEIELIFGSEAEHQYGISLRRTPDGEEETVLFYDQERERLGVNRNKTTLDTGERTTGIQEGLLELHGEPLQLRVFVDRSLIEVYANGLKSLTTRAYPSRLDALGLLLHGDRDIRITSMRIWEIKPAFQVSV, from the coding sequence ATGGAACCTATTGCCTATTGGTCCTTCGATGAGGGGCAGGGGCGCATAGCGCATGATCCGTATTTGGGTAATGGGGATTCAATTCAATATGCCCTTACGAAAGGTCGGTTTCAGCCGCCGCAAGATCCGGTTTGGCGTAAAGGGGTTCGTGGATGTGCGCTGTTGTTTGATGGTTATTCAACGTGGCTGCAGCGCCCAGCAGACCAATGCCCTAGCTTGTCGGGAGCTTTAACGATTACCGCTTGGATAGCTCCCCGCAGCTATGACTTCGGAGATGAGCGGCGACTCGCCGCCATCGTCAATCAACATGACAGAGAACGTTGCGAGGGTTATATATTCGGATTATCTCGCCATGGGTCTTGGTCGCTCCAGCTTGCGCTTGGCGAAGAATGGGTTGATATTTGGTGCCATGATCATCCACTCCCTAAGGGAGTTTGGTCCTTCGTCTGCGCTACTTACGATTCGGTAACTGGACGGCTGAAGTTATATGTAAACGGGTGTGAGGTAGCGGTTAAGCAGCATTCGCAGAAGAATACTTTGATTACTCCCAGTCAAGAAGATTTGATAATCGGGCGCAATAACAAGGGTGTTATTTTAGCAGAAGCCTTTACGATGAATATGTTCGACGGTTTGATGGATGAACTTTGTTTATATGATCTCGCGATGTCTGAGGAGGACATTGCGAGAACTTATCGGGATTATTTAACCGAACACGGCGGAGCTGCACCCGCTATTTCTTACGAAGATCTGTCCATAACTAGAGCTAACTTTGTTCAGGACCGGCATCGTCCCGTGTATCATTTAACTTCGCCGGGGCATTGGATGAACGAGCCGCATGCGCCGATTTATTTCAATGGACAGTATCATTTGTTCTACCAATTCAACCCAAACGGCCCATTCTGGCATTACATCCATTGGGGACATTGGGTGAGTGAAGATTTAGTTCATTGGCGCGATCTTCCTGCGGCTTTGGCGCCGGAACCCGGCCTTGATCCGGATGGAATCTGGTCAGGAAGCGCAGCTTATGATGAACACGGTTATCCGGCATTATTTTATACAGCAGGGAATAACGCATGTTCTCCAAATCAATCGGTGGGGCTGGCTCGAACCACTTTTCTGCGGGATGGAGACTTAGATTTGAAGACTTGGGTGAAGCATCCCGAGCCAATCGTGGTTCAGGAGCCTGGCGTTGGATACTTTGGCGAATTCCGTGATCCCTATGTGTGGAAAGAAAATGAAGAATGGATCATGCTCGTCGGCACGGGGATAGAGGGACAAGGCGGAACCGCGATGGTGTACCGTTCTGCGAACTTGACCGATTGGCAACTAGAAGGTCCTCTTTACGTGAGCAATTACGAGAAGTATCCATACCTTGGCGTTGTATGGGAACTGCCAGTACTCCTGCCGTTAAAACGTAATGGTGAGGAAACGGGCAAACATATTTTGCTGATAAGCCCATGGGGGTCTGAGGCTAAAGTAGAAGTGAATTATTGGATCGGGATATGGGATCGTGCACGTTATCAGTTCATTCCGGATCATGAAGAGCCGGGACTCATCGATGTAGGTGATTTCCATTTCACAGGTCCGAGCGGCATGGTTGATCCCTTAACAGGAAGATCGCTTCTATTTACGATTGCACAGGGGGAGCGTACACCTGAAATTGATTACGATTGCGGGTGGTCGCACGGCGCTGGCATGCCGATAAGTTTGACTTTAAGGGAGGATGGGCTGCTCGGGATCGAACCCATTGAGGAAATGCGTCAACTCCGAGGGATGGAGCTTCTGAACGTACTGGATCTAAGTTTAGAGGAAGCAAATGAGAGCTTGCGGCACATACGGAGTGATACGTTTGAGATAGAACTAATATTTGGTTCAGAGGCAGAGCACCAATATGGAATCTCGTTAAGACGAACACCAGACGGAGAAGAGGAGACCGTTCTCTTCTATGATCAGGAACGTGAGCGGCTTGGCGTGAATCGAAATAAAACAACGCTAGATACGGGTGAACGAACGACTGGCATTCAAGAGGGGCTGCTTGAGCTTCACGGTGAACCGCTGCAATTGCGGGTTTTCGTGGATCGTTCATTGATCGAGGTCTACGCTAACGGGCTAAAAAGCTTAACGACACGCGCCTACCCATCTAGACTGGACGCGCTAGGGTTACTTTTGCACGGGGATCGAGACATTCGAATCACGTCCATGCGAATATGGGAGATAAAACCGGCATTTCAGGTGTCGGTGTAG